The following are from one region of the Abiotrophia defectiva ATCC 49176 genome:
- the sdaAA gene encoding L-serine ammonia-lyase, iron-sulfur-dependent, subunit alpha codes for MFESIEAIVDYAQETGLSLAEIMIEQEMRINRTSREAVLHKMSDALLAMENAYQRGITGEGVFSPTGLTGGNAVKMRKYRQAGKTLSGQMTLVGVEAALATNEVNAAMGVVCATPTAGASGTLPGVLFAIHEQYKLSKEDKLNFLFVAALFGMVTANNAFISGAAGGCQAEVGSASAMAAAAAVAIMGGSPAQSAHAFAMSLGNLLGLVCDPVAGLVEVPCVKRNTVGSTNALICADMALAGIENQIPADEVIEAMYKVGRNMPRELRETGLGGLADTPTGNRIKMRIFGREVT; via the coding sequence ATTTTTGAATCGATTGAAGCCATTGTGGACTACGCCCAAGAAACGGGCCTGTCCCTGGCTGAGATTATGATTGAACAGGAGATGCGGATTAACCGGACCAGCCGGGAAGCCGTCCTCCATAAGATGTCGGATGCCCTCTTAGCTATGGAAAATGCCTACCAGCGAGGGATTACCGGAGAAGGCGTCTTCTCACCAACCGGCTTAACGGGCGGCAATGCCGTCAAGATGCGCAAGTACCGCCAGGCAGGCAAAACCCTCTCAGGGCAAATGACCCTGGTAGGGGTGGAAGCGGCCTTGGCTACCAACGAGGTTAATGCTGCCATGGGTGTGGTCTGTGCCACTCCCACAGCAGGTGCCAGCGGGACCTTGCCGGGAGTGCTCTTTGCCATCCATGAACAGTACAAGCTGTCCAAGGAAGACAAGCTCAACTTCCTCTTCGTGGCAGCCCTCTTCGGCATGGTAACGGCCAACAATGCCTTTATTTCAGGGGCGGCGGGTGGCTGTCAGGCTGAAGTGGGGTCGGCTTCCGCTATGGCGGCGGCCGCGGCTGTGGCCATTATGGGCGGCAGTCCGGCCCAGTCAGCCCATGCCTTCGCTATGTCCTTGGGTAACCTGCTGGGTCTGGTTTGTGACCCGGTGGCAGGTTTGGTGGAAGTGCCTTGCGTTAAGCGCAACACGGTCGGTTCAACCAACGCCTTGATTTGTGCCGATATGGCCCTGGCCGGAATTGAAAATCAGATTCCTGCCGATGAGGTCATTGAAGCCATGTACAAGGTGGGTCGCAATATGCCGCGCGAACTTCGTGAGACAGGGTTAGGGGGATTAGCCGATACCCCGACCGGGAATCGAATTAAGATGCGGATCTTTGGGCGTGAAGTCACCTAG
- a CDS encoding RecX family transcriptional regulator → MRVSRIEVQKKDKSRYSVYLDDSFWLGVSEGTLIKFNLAKGQTLTPEECQTIRDYEQEESLYLRAIKHLSRALKSSGEVYDYLKAQALKQADLDSMEAKEDFLAELEPYLGRVIGRLVSQGYLDDALYGRSLVLTEARVGRKGPQLIGRKLQDKGLTASQIAQALEAYELDLLEDNIQTLIEKFYKSHRRLPAGQLKRKVQEHLLTKGYSLAMIQPYLEDCQPEADLDHEADLVDQAASKARRQLSRRHEGKALILKIKESLYRKGFDLDLVNQWLDAQDWEEPI, encoded by the coding sequence ATGCGCGTAAGCCGGATTGAAGTACAGAAGAAGGACAAGAGTCGTTACTCGGTCTATCTGGACGACAGCTTCTGGCTGGGCGTGTCAGAGGGCACCTTGATCAAGTTCAACCTGGCCAAGGGCCAGACCCTGACCCCGGAAGAGTGTCAGACCATTCGCGACTATGAGCAGGAAGAGTCCCTCTATCTCAGGGCCATCAAGCACTTGTCGCGGGCCCTTAAGTCCAGTGGTGAGGTCTATGACTATCTCAAGGCCCAGGCCCTCAAGCAAGCGGACCTGGATAGCATGGAGGCCAAGGAAGATTTTCTAGCGGAATTAGAACCTTATTTGGGTCGGGTCATTGGCCGGCTAGTCAGCCAGGGTTACCTGGATGATGCCCTCTACGGGCGTAGCCTGGTCTTGACCGAGGCCCGGGTAGGGCGCAAGGGGCCCCAGCTGATCGGCCGTAAGCTCCAAGACAAGGGCCTGACAGCCAGTCAGATTGCCCAGGCCTTGGAAGCCTATGAGCTGGATTTGCTGGAGGACAATATCCAAACCTTAATTGAAAAGTTCTACAAGTCCCATCGCCGCTTGCCGGCTGGCCAGCTTAAGCGCAAGGTCCAGGAGCATCTCCTGACCAAGGGCTATAGCCTGGCTATGATTCAGCCTTACTTGGAAGATTGTCAGCCAGAGGCCGACTTGGACCATGAAGCAGACTTGGTTGACCAAGCGGCCAGCAAGGCCCGTCGCCAACTAAGCCGACGCCATGAGGGTAAGGCCTTAATCCTTAAGATTAAGGAGTCCCTCTACCGCAAGGGCTTTGACCTGGATTTGGTCAATCAGTGGCTGGATGCCCAGGACTGGGAAGAACCGATTTAA
- a CDS encoding DUF1858 domain-containing protein, protein MDNWIDLSLPVATTLKAHPEVKELLIDLGFKPLGNPVMLKTVGAVTSLERGASLIGLDLQVLIQELHHNGYLVKGVDDHDQ, encoded by the coding sequence ATGGATAATTGGATCGACCTCAGCCTGCCGGTCGCCACGACCCTCAAGGCCCATCCCGAAGTCAAGGAACTTCTCATTGACCTGGGCTTCAAGCCCCTAGGCAATCCCGTCATGCTCAAAACCGTAGGCGCAGTGACTAGCCTGGAAAGGGGCGCCAGCCTGATTGGTCTGGATCTGCAGGTCCTCATTCAGGAGCTCCACCACAATGGCTACCTAGTCAAAGGAGTGGATGACCATGACCAATAG
- a CDS encoding serine dehydratase beta chain: protein MSQEAKIQAKNTSYSSCFDVIGPVMVGPSSSHTAGAINIGAAAQKIYRDRPTEIIVRYYESFAETHLGHGTDFATIAGVLGFSYDDHRVPNSVDIARNQGMKVQFIEMEGPSPYDHPNTADITLINDHKTSRLVGVSVGGGKVELRLIELGGFLIEPTGYLPALLLISDRPETEASFLARFAAEGIVVTQTLSQAVQGRYLSYFEIQHHFPQSLYYAMEEMDHVESLILL from the coding sequence ATGAGCCAGGAAGCCAAGATTCAAGCCAAAAATACCAGCTATTCTAGCTGTTTTGACGTGATTGGACCTGTCATGGTAGGACCGTCTTCTTCACATACGGCTGGCGCCATTAATATCGGGGCAGCGGCCCAGAAAATTTACCGTGACCGCCCAACCGAGATTATCGTCCGCTACTACGAGTCCTTTGCGGAGACGCATCTGGGACACGGAACGGATTTTGCGACCATCGCTGGCGTTTTGGGCTTTTCTTATGACGACCATCGGGTTCCCAACTCAGTGGACATCGCCCGTAACCAGGGCATGAAGGTGCAATTTATCGAGATGGAGGGGCCAAGTCCTTATGACCATCCCAATACGGCTGACATTACCTTAATCAATGACCACAAGACTTCCCGCCTAGTCGGGGTTTCGGTGGGCGGCGGTAAGGTGGAGTTACGCCTGATTGAGCTAGGGGGCTTCTTGATTGAGCCGACAGGCTATTTGCCGGCCTTGCTCCTAATCAGTGACCGGCCGGAGACGGAGGCTAGCTTCTTGGCGCGCTTTGCGGCCGAAGGCATTGTGGTCACGCAGACCTTGAGCCAGGCTGTTCAAGGACGTTACCTGTCTTATTTCGAGATCCAGCACCACTTTCCACAGAGTCTCTACTATGCCATGGAAGAAATGGACCATGTGGAGTCTTTGATTCTACTCTAG
- a CDS encoding threonine/serine exporter family protein: MTWMSLFSLCFQTAGAYVATITAAIMVEIPRSLLFKCGWVGALGYLIYLLVMPGHGPAVATLVAGIGIAILSQLFARSFRAPVTMFYIPGFFPLVPGIGVYRTAFYYINDNPAQASHYLLQSALIAGAIALSIFLVDSCLEIYHHLRNQANAKRKEQSHG; this comes from the coding sequence ATGACCTGGATGTCCCTCTTTTCCCTCTGCTTCCAAACAGCCGGGGCCTATGTGGCCACCATTACGGCTGCCATCATGGTGGAAATCCCCCGCTCCCTCCTCTTCAAATGCGGTTGGGTGGGCGCTCTGGGCTATCTGATCTATCTCTTAGTCATGCCTGGACATGGGCCAGCCGTCGCCACCTTAGTTGCCGGCATCGGCATTGCCATTCTGTCCCAACTCTTCGCCCGCAGTTTCCGGGCGCCAGTCACCATGTTCTACATTCCCGGCTTCTTCCCCTTAGTACCGGGGATTGGCGTCTACCGGACGGCCTTTTACTATATCAACGACAATCCGGCCCAAGCCAGCCACTACCTACTGCAATCCGCCCTGATTGCTGGGGCCATTGCCCTGTCTATTTTCCTGGTGGATTCCTGCCTGGAAATCTACCACCATCTGCGCAACCAAGCCAATGCCAAGCGAAAGGAGCAGTCTCATGGATAA
- a CDS encoding glutathione peroxidase, producing the protein MTQVTDFSVLAQDGQPFALEAYRGQVLLIVNTATGCGFTPQYQGLQALYDRYRDQGFAVLDFPCNQFKGQAPGTAQEINDFCSLNYQTTFPRFAKIEVNGDQADPLYTWLKSQKRGRMGRRIEWNFAKFLIDRQGQVVKRYLATTKPERIARDIERLLGEK; encoded by the coding sequence ATGACACAAGTAACGGACTTTAGCGTTTTGGCCCAAGACGGCCAGCCCTTTGCCCTGGAAGCCTACCGCGGCCAGGTGCTCTTAATTGTCAACACCGCCACCGGTTGTGGCTTCACGCCCCAATACCAAGGCCTGCAAGCCCTCTACGACCGCTACCGCGACCAAGGCTTCGCCGTCTTGGACTTCCCTTGCAACCAATTCAAGGGCCAAGCCCCTGGCACGGCCCAGGAAATCAATGACTTCTGTAGCCTCAACTACCAGACCACTTTCCCTCGCTTTGCCAAGATAGAAGTTAACGGCGACCAAGCCGACCCACTCTACACCTGGCTCAAGTCCCAAAAACGCGGTCGCATGGGCCGGCGCATCGAGTGGAACTTCGCCAAGTTCCTGATTGACCGCCAGGGCCAAGTGGTCAAACGCTACTTGGCCACCACCAAGCCAGAACGCATCGCCCGTGATATTGAGCGATTGTTGGGGGAGAAGTGA
- a CDS encoding LysR family transcriptional regulator, whose amino-acid sequence MRIQQLQYLEKIVESGSINEAAKALFLSQPSLSNAIKELEQEMDLQLLVRQKSGVSLTNEGREFMIYARQILDQVKLMEAKYKQHTVRKQAFSVSAQHYAFVVHAFVDLIKQVDAEEYQFTLRETETQNILEDVMSFKSSLGILYLNKFNRQVLTKLFKEKKLKFTPLFKAKPHVFVCRDNPLAQKSSVKLRDLEDYPYLSYEQGQENSFYFAEEILSTLNRKMHIKVSDRATIFNLMVGLNGYTISSGIISSELNDDKIIAIPLEVDDMMTLGYLMPQQVEPSPITRQYLDLLRANIRGYGFEILEDKDKDK is encoded by the coding sequence ATGCGAATCCAACAACTGCAATATCTTGAGAAAATCGTGGAATCGGGCTCGATTAATGAAGCGGCCAAGGCCCTCTTCTTATCCCAGCCCAGCCTCAGTAACGCCATTAAGGAATTAGAGCAGGAGATGGATCTGCAGCTGCTAGTCCGCCAGAAGTCCGGGGTCTCCCTGACCAATGAAGGCCGGGAGTTTATGATCTATGCCCGCCAAATCCTGGACCAGGTCAAGCTTATGGAAGCTAAATACAAGCAACACACCGTCCGCAAGCAGGCCTTCTCAGTGTCCGCCCAGCACTATGCCTTCGTGGTCCATGCCTTTGTGGACTTGATTAAGCAGGTGGATGCGGAAGAGTACCAGTTCACCCTGCGGGAGACCGAGACCCAGAACATCCTGGAAGACGTCATGTCCTTCAAGAGTTCCCTGGGCATTCTCTACCTCAATAAGTTCAACCGCCAGGTCCTGACCAAGCTCTTCAAGGAAAAGAAGCTCAAGTTCACGCCTTTGTTCAAGGCCAAGCCCCATGTCTTCGTCTGCCGGGACAATCCTCTGGCTCAGAAGTCGTCGGTCAAATTACGAGACCTAGAGGACTATCCTTACCTATCTTATGAGCAAGGCCAGGAGAACTCCTTCTATTTTGCGGAAGAGATTTTGAGTACTCTTAACCGCAAAATGCACATCAAGGTCAGCGACCGAGCCACCATCTTCAACCTCATGGTGGGCCTCAACGGTTATACCATTTCCTCAGGGATTATCTCCAGCGAGCTCAACGACGACAAGATTATCGCCATTCCCCTAGAAGTGGACGACATGATGACCCTGGGCTACCTCATGCCCCAACAGGTGGAGCCAAGCCCTATCACCCGCCAATACCTGGACCTCCTGCGGGCAAATATCCGCGGCTATGGGTTTGAGATTCTGGAGGATAAGGATAAGGACAAGTAG
- the efp gene encoding elongation factor P, translating to MISVSDLKAGMTFILDGKLWRVLEISHHKPGKGNTIMRMKIRDVRNNSTVDTTMRPDEKVERAHIDTKDVQYLYSQDGTAFFMDLETYDQYEIAEDAIERELKFLLENAEAKIQFYGSEVIGVQLPSTVVLQVTETQPSIKGATVSGSGKPATMETGLVVNVPDFIEAGEYLVVNTAEGTYSGRANK from the coding sequence ATGATTAGTGTAAGTGATTTAAAAGCAGGGATGACTTTCATCCTAGACGGTAAATTGTGGCGCGTATTGGAAATTTCCCACCACAAACCAGGGAAAGGTAACACCATCATGCGGATGAAAATCCGTGACGTCCGCAACAACTCTACTGTGGACACCACCATGCGTCCAGATGAAAAGGTAGAACGTGCCCACATCGACACTAAAGACGTGCAATACCTCTACAGCCAAGACGGCACTGCTTTCTTCATGGACTTAGAAACTTATGACCAATACGAAATCGCAGAAGACGCCATCGAACGCGAATTGAAGTTCTTATTGGAAAATGCGGAAGCTAAGATCCAATTCTACGGCAGCGAAGTAATCGGGGTGCAACTCCCATCAACCGTTGTCCTCCAAGTAACCGAAACTCAACCTTCTATCAAAGGTGCAACCGTTTCTGGTTCTGGGAAACCTGCAACTATGGAAACTGGCTTAGTAGTCAACGTGCCAGACTTCATCGAAGCCGGCGAATACTTAGTTGTCAACACCGCTGAAGGTACATACAGCGGCCGCGCTAACAAGTAA
- a CDS encoding threonine/serine ThrE exporter family protein, with amino-acid sequence MKQEYKKIAEVAVLAGRIMLESQAESYRIEDTVERILKTSQCQTTEVFANTTGLFVTLDDPSIEPITIVRRIKHRGTHLRKIHHVNNISRQLTKGEISLEEARVRLEKVDVSEYTLFHFDLAVFFLVVSFAVLLGGSIWDIAVSGLAALLVIFGYWLQGKLAMNALMTGTVSTFFLGSIMPFVLLGVPQPHNLDIIIISALMPLFPGTAFTNGIRDTLKGDYVSGLAKIAEALVIAVSLGLGVALGLFVSNGVLSL; translated from the coding sequence GTGAAACAAGAATATAAGAAAATTGCCGAAGTCGCCGTTCTGGCCGGCCGCATCATGCTGGAAAGTCAGGCCGAGAGTTATCGGATTGAAGACACGGTCGAGCGCATCCTCAAGACCAGCCAATGCCAGACCACTGAAGTCTTCGCCAATACCACCGGCCTCTTCGTCACCTTAGACGACCCCAGCATCGAGCCCATTACCATCGTCCGCCGCATCAAGCATCGCGGCACCCACCTGCGTAAGATTCACCATGTTAACAATATTTCCCGCCAGCTGACCAAGGGCGAGATTAGCCTAGAAGAGGCCCGGGTTCGCCTGGAAAAGGTGGACGTCTCCGAGTACACCCTCTTCCACTTCGACCTGGCCGTCTTCTTCCTGGTAGTTTCCTTCGCCGTCCTCTTAGGCGGCTCCATCTGGGATATTGCTGTGTCGGGCCTGGCCGCCCTGCTGGTTATTTTTGGTTACTGGCTACAAGGCAAGCTAGCCATGAATGCCCTCATGACCGGGACGGTCTCCACCTTCTTCCTGGGGTCCATTATGCCCTTCGTCTTGCTGGGTGTGCCCCAGCCCCATAATCTGGATATTATCATTATTTCCGCCCTCATGCCCCTCTTCCCCGGCACTGCCTTCACCAACGGGATTCGGGACACCCTCAAGGGCGACTACGTCTCCGGCCTGGCCAAGATTGCGGAAGCCTTGGTCATCGCCGTTAGCTTAGGGCTAGGTGTCGCCCTAGGACTCTTTGTATCGAATGGAGTGTTGAGCCTATGA
- a CDS encoding YjjG family noncanonical pyrimidine nucleotidase, with translation MNYKYLLFDLDHTLLDFDASESLALEAFCQAHGLACQESTLAAYRSHNKALWSQLEQGLLTKEELVARRLKEFFKPHLDQAHGPSLDDYYRDQLIANSKAFEGASDLLADLKQAGYGLIAATNGVSDTQRSRLAKAGWLEYFDHLAISEEIGVAKPDPAFYLAICSMTGVDDTRAYLMIGDRLQSDMLGAHQAGIDSLWYNPHQAAAPSDLPLTYVVQDYAGIREILL, from the coding sequence ATGAATTACAAATACCTCCTCTTCGACCTAGACCACACCTTGCTGGACTTCGACGCCAGCGAGAGCCTAGCCTTGGAAGCTTTTTGCCAGGCTCATGGACTGGCTTGTCAGGAATCCACTCTGGCTGCCTATCGTAGCCATAACAAAGCCCTTTGGAGCCAACTAGAGCAAGGCTTACTGACCAAGGAAGAACTAGTTGCCCGGCGTCTCAAAGAATTCTTCAAGCCTCACCTAGACCAGGCTCATGGCCCTAGTCTGGACGACTACTATCGCGACCAGCTGATTGCTAATAGCAAGGCCTTTGAAGGGGCTAGCGACCTCTTGGCTGACCTCAAGCAGGCTGGCTATGGCCTAATTGCTGCCACCAATGGCGTTTCTGACACCCAGCGTAGCCGCCTCGCTAAGGCTGGATGGCTGGAATACTTCGACCATTTAGCCATTTCCGAGGAAATCGGTGTGGCTAAGCCAGACCCAGCTTTCTACCTGGCCATTTGTAGCATGACCGGCGTCGACGACACCCGCGCCTACCTCATGATTGGCGACCGCCTGCAAAGCGACATGCTGGGCGCCCACCAGGCCGGCATTGACAGCCTCTGGTACAACCCGCATCAAGCCGCTGCGCCTAGTGATCTGCCTCTGACCTATGTAGTTCAGGACTATGCCGGTATTAGAGAAATTTTACTTTAA
- a CDS encoding DUF438 domain-containing protein: MTNSSRDQRIQVLKDILLRLHHGASPDSVEADFQAHFSDVSPIEVSLMEHELMNGDHGVGFEDVMKLCTVHAKVMAAGVQGKEVPDSQQEGHPVWIFKQENLALQAGLHRIQRLLDALESAESQGQDLDPGLLRGLTRQYQLLDQFQRHYRRKEELFFPIMESYGHDAPPKVMWGVDDQIRDLFDLAKEALKGLVDHAGDASVAQVLTTYQAFVQEFKDMIFKEEAILIPLLLSLFSEDDWLAIAKDSPEFGYAIIQPDKEWTPSRVKFGEQGENGGLAGAGRGAEASGPAGQPAKVQALPGIDAAAGTGQADPTAKPVANSVSDSAANSAADSTTSPAANSITSLAPNPEADLPFGGGYLSLKEANLILNHLPFEITFIDKNDLFKYFNTSIAIDNKLFPRVPSAIGRHVKMCHPPRSLDMVMTLIDDLKHKRRTSESMWFHRSDGRFAYVTYIGVFDDQDQYMGVLEYVHDIAPLLDLGPDKRGLAPLEGDGEQAKD; the protein is encoded by the coding sequence ATGACCAATAGCAGTCGCGACCAACGCATTCAAGTCCTCAAGGACATCCTACTCCGCCTCCACCATGGGGCTAGCCCCGACAGTGTGGAGGCCGACTTCCAGGCCCATTTTAGCGATGTGTCGCCTATCGAAGTCTCCCTCATGGAACACGAACTCATGAATGGCGACCACGGCGTGGGCTTCGAAGACGTCATGAAGCTCTGTACCGTCCATGCCAAGGTCATGGCCGCCGGCGTCCAGGGCAAAGAAGTGCCCGACAGCCAACAGGAAGGCCATCCCGTCTGGATCTTCAAGCAAGAAAACCTGGCCCTACAAGCGGGCCTGCACCGGATTCAACGCCTGCTGGACGCCCTGGAGTCTGCGGAAAGCCAGGGCCAGGACTTAGATCCCGGTCTCCTGCGGGGCCTGACCCGCCAATACCAGCTGCTGGACCAATTCCAACGCCACTACCGCCGCAAGGAAGAACTCTTCTTCCCCATCATGGAGTCCTACGGCCACGACGCGCCGCCTAAGGTCATGTGGGGCGTGGACGACCAGATACGGGATTTATTTGACCTGGCTAAGGAGGCGTTGAAAGGGTTAGTTGACCATGCGGGGGATGCCTCCGTGGCCCAAGTCCTGACCACCTACCAAGCCTTCGTCCAAGAATTCAAGGACATGATTTTCAAGGAAGAAGCCATCCTGATTCCCTTGCTGCTGTCCCTCTTCAGCGAGGACGACTGGTTGGCCATCGCCAAGGACAGCCCCGAGTTCGGCTATGCCATTATCCAGCCCGACAAAGAGTGGACGCCAAGCCGGGTGAAGTTTGGGGAGCAAGGGGAAAATGGGGGGCTGGCTGGAGCTGGACGTGGGGCTGAGGCTTCCGGACCAGCTGGGCAGCCGGCCAAAGTGCAGGCACTGCCAGGCATCGACGCTGCGGCAGGCACCGGCCAAGCTGACCCAACCGCTAAACCGGTCGCTAACTCGGTTAGTGACTCAGCCGCCAACTCAGCCGCTGACTCAACTACTAGCCCGGCTGCAAACTCCATTACAAGCCTGGCGCCCAACCCCGAGGCCGACCTGCCCTTTGGCGGCGGCTATCTCAGCCTTAAGGAAGCCAACCTCATTCTCAACCACCTGCCCTTTGAGATTACCTTTATCGACAAGAACGACCTCTTCAAATACTTCAACACTTCCATCGCTATTGACAACAAACTCTTTCCCCGAGTGCCTAGCGCTATCGGTCGCCACGTTAAAATGTGCCACCCGCCCCGCAGCCTGGACATGGTCATGACCCTGATTGACGACCTCAAGCACAAGCGCCGGACCAGCGAATCCATGTGGTTCCACCGCTCGGACGGCCGCTTTGCCTATGTGACCTATATCGGCGTCTTCGATGACCAGGACCAATACATGGGCGTCCTGGAATATGTCCACGACATCGCCCCCCTGCTGGATTTGGGTCCAGACAAACGGGGCCTGGCGCCTTTGGAGGGGGATGGGGAGCAAGCCAAAGACTAA
- the metE gene encoding 5-methyltetrahydropteroyltriglutamate--homocysteine S-methyltransferase — protein sequence MTTSIIGFPRIGEHRELKFATEKYFRKEISAEELQATAKELRAKHWRLAQERGVDQIPSNDFSLYDTFLDTAVLFNIVPEQVQAIDLSELDKYFALARGYQGEKGDVRALPMKKWFNTNYHYIVPKFEAGTQVKLAGHKLFDEFQEAKDLGIHTRPVLVGPFTLLRLAEYAEGVNPVQFIEPLVAAYKEVFRRLADLGATDIQLDEPALVKDISELELTLFDKLYQGLLADKAGLSVLLQTYFGDVRDVYSHLVQLPVEAIGLDFLEGRKTLELVKEHGFPADKVLYAGVVNGKNIWRNDYAKTLALLEEIPAQNVVLSTSCSLLHVPFTTANEEFAPEILAHFAFAAEKLDELRELDAIRAGQGDEFLAANKALFAAERTVRNAELASQLAGLDDAAFTRQPALAERAKAQHQAFNLPVLPTTTIGSFPQTREVKVNRATFRRGEKTEAEYTAFIEAEIDEWIKWQEEIGLDVLVHGEFERNDMVEYFGENLSGYLFSKNGWVQSYGTRGVKPPIIWGDVKRERPITVKWSAYAQAQSDLPVKGMLTGPVTILNWSFPREDITIKESTLQIALAIREEVLDLEAAGIHIIQIDEAALREKLPLRKSDWYSEYLDWAIPAFRLVHSGVAPTTQIHTHMCYSEFTDIIPAIEQLDADVISFEASRSNLHILDELERQNFQLQVGPGVYDIHSPRVPSVEEIEHTIRAILAKVPTERVWINPDCGLKTRGIPETKASLVNLTQATRNIREEL from the coding sequence ATGACAACATCGATTATTGGTTTCCCACGAATCGGGGAACACCGTGAATTAAAATTTGCTACTGAAAAATACTTCCGTAAGGAAATCAGCGCTGAAGAACTTCAAGCTACTGCTAAGGAACTCCGCGCTAAACACTGGCGCCTAGCCCAAGAACGTGGCGTGGACCAAATCCCAAGTAATGACTTCTCCCTCTACGATACCTTCTTGGACACTGCTGTCCTCTTCAATATCGTACCTGAACAAGTGCAAGCCATTGACTTGAGCGAATTGGACAAGTACTTCGCCCTAGCCCGCGGCTACCAAGGGGAAAAAGGTGACGTACGCGCCCTCCCAATGAAAAAATGGTTCAACACCAACTACCACTATATTGTACCTAAATTCGAAGCTGGCACCCAAGTTAAGTTAGCCGGCCACAAGCTCTTCGATGAATTCCAAGAAGCTAAGGACTTAGGCATTCACACTCGTCCAGTCTTAGTAGGGCCATTCACCCTCTTACGTCTGGCTGAGTACGCTGAAGGTGTCAACCCAGTGCAATTCATCGAGCCTTTAGTGGCAGCCTACAAGGAAGTCTTCCGTCGCTTGGCTGACTTAGGTGCGACTGACATCCAATTAGATGAGCCTGCCTTAGTTAAGGACATCTCTGAATTGGAATTGACCCTCTTCGACAAACTCTACCAAGGCCTATTAGCTGACAAGGCTGGCTTGTCCGTCCTCTTACAAACCTACTTCGGTGACGTGCGTGACGTATACAGCCACTTGGTACAATTACCAGTTGAAGCCATCGGTTTGGACTTCTTAGAGGGCCGCAAGACCTTAGAATTAGTCAAAGAACACGGCTTCCCAGCTGACAAGGTCCTCTACGCAGGGGTGGTTAACGGTAAGAACATCTGGCGCAACGACTACGCTAAGACCTTAGCCCTCTTAGAAGAAATTCCAGCCCAAAACGTGGTCCTATCGACTTCATGTTCTCTCCTCCACGTACCTTTCACTACAGCTAACGAAGAGTTTGCGCCTGAAATCTTGGCTCACTTCGCTTTTGCCGCTGAGAAATTAGACGAGTTACGTGAATTGGATGCTATCCGTGCTGGTCAAGGGGATGAATTCTTGGCAGCTAACAAGGCCCTCTTTGCAGCAGAACGCACCGTTCGCAATGCGGAATTAGCCAGTCAATTGGCTGGCTTAGATGACGCAGCCTTCACCCGCCAACCTGCTTTGGCTGAACGTGCTAAGGCTCAACACCAAGCCTTCAATTTACCAGTCTTACCTACCACCACTATCGGGAGCTTCCCACAAACACGCGAAGTTAAGGTTAACCGCGCGACCTTCCGTCGTGGCGAGAAGACAGAAGCAGAATACACTGCCTTCATCGAAGCTGAAATCGACGAATGGATCAAATGGCAAGAAGAAATCGGCCTTGACGTTCTCGTTCACGGTGAATTCGAGCGTAACGACATGGTGGAATACTTCGGTGAGAACCTATCCGGTTACCTCTTCTCTAAGAACGGTTGGGTACAATCCTACGGGACCCGCGGCGTGAAGCCACCAATCATCTGGGGCGACGTTAAGCGTGAACGTCCAATCACCGTTAAGTGGTCTGCTTACGCGCAAGCCCAATCCGACCTTCCTGTTAAAGGGATGTTAACCGGTCCGGTCACCATCCTTAACTGGTCCTTCCCACGTGAAGACATCACTATCAAGGAATCTACCCTGCAAATTGCTTTGGCTATCCGTGAAGAAGTCCTTGACTTGGAAGCTGCCGGCATTCACATCATCCAAATCGACGAAGCTGCCCTCCGTGAGAAATTACCTTTGCGTAAGTCTGACTGGTACTCTGAATACCTAGACTGGGCTATTCCAGCCTTCCGCTTGGTTCACTCCGGCGTGGCACCAACTACTCAAATCCATACTCACATGTGCTACAGTGAATTCACTGACATCATCCCTGCTATCGAGCAATTAGATGCTGACGTGATTTCCTTCGAAGCATCTCGTTCTAACCTCCACATCTTGGATGAATTAGAACGCCAAAACTTCCAATTACAAGTAGGTCCTGGGGTTTACGACATTCACTCCCCTCGTGTCCCTTCTGTGGAAGAAATTGAACACACCATCCGCGCTATCTTGGCCAAAGTGCCAACTGAACGTGTCTGGATCAACCCAGACTGCGGTCTCAAGACGCGTGGTATTCCAGAAACTAAGGCTAGCTTGGTTAACTTAACCCAGGCTACCCGTAACATTCGAGAGGAGCTCTAA